The nucleotide sequence AACACCAAAAGCACTAGGCCTTATTAGTTAGTTTAGTTTGTAATGCCTCACAGCACTTCTGGGTAAGATCAAGAAAGGGAGGCACTGAAATAATTGTTCATCTTAACAAGGCTGCAAAACTTAAGTAGACTTTGGACTTTTGACAATGCCCCCCACAATGTTGTCCTCTCCAAATTGGAGAGTTATGGATTTGATGGCTGGACTGTGTGCGGGATGAGGATTTGTCTGGATGGTTGTGTGTAGAGGGTAATGGCTAATATCTCAATGTCCAGAAAGAGATTGGTgaccagtggtgtccctcaggagtCTGTACtggcaccagtgctgtttagTATCCTCATCAGTGATACAGTAAAATCAAGTATGCCCTTAGCAAGTCTGCAGAttacaccaagctgagtggccCAGTTAATGTGCAAGAGGGGTGGGATGTGATCCAGCGGGATCTGGATCAGCTTGAGAAGTGGTCCTCTGTGAAACTcgtgagcttcaacaaggccaagtgcaaggtcttgcaCCTGAGTCAGGGTAGTTGTTGGTATCAATAGAGGCTGGGGAATGCAGggtttgagagcagctctgccaagaTGGACTTGGGgttactggtggatgaaaatcTGGTCAGGACCTGACAATGTGAGCTTGCAGGACAGAAGaccaaccatgtcctgggctgcatcaaaaaatgtctggccagcaggttgaagaGGGCAAATCTACCTCTCTACTCCactttggtgagacctcacctaggATACTGTGCCCAGCTTTGGAGTCATCAGCATAAGAAAGACGCTGGCCTGTCGGAGTGACTCCAGAAGAGAGTCACAAAAGTGATCAGATGGCTGGAACAGCTCTCCTACTGAAGACAGGCTGATGAGGATCTTTGGATGCCTGCAGTATTTTAGATGCTTTACTGCAAGATGTTCAATACTGTAAACattcaaaactaaaccaaagccTTTAATCTCTTAATGGTTGGTAAAGCCACTCTGGGGAGACATGATGTTGTCTCCTTCCTCATTTGTtgttatatttttatattttaattgCTTGCCAACAATCCTTCAAGTAATCTTAAATCTTGGGAAACAGAACTGTTGGAGTTTAAAAGAAGTTCTTAGTTAAAGGTTGtgaacatttttctttcccttgtatCTTCAAGGTCATGCTGCAGAATAATCTGACTGAAACACTATCACATCATCAGTGCTGTATGAAACAAAGGCAGAGTGAGGAATTACTTTGTGTTAAGAAACTGGTAGCTCTGGCTACTTTGTAGGAACCCTTGAGGCATAATTTCAATAGAGACAAATTAGTTTTTCCCGTAAGAAAGTAAAAAGGACTTCAAATTGTAGTGTTCCATGTGAGTCAGCTGGTTAAAATATTACATGTTCTGTAAGGAAAGAGGCTCTTTCAGCTTACAGACCAAACTGTTCCTATGACCTAATTAGTATTTTAATAAGCTCCAGATCTATGTTAATCTGTCACTTTAATTCTGTAATTACTTGACAGTTTTGAGAATGACTTTTGAACTAAAGCTAATGTTGTTTTCCAGAGGCCTCAGTGTTGTCCCAGATGAAGAAGTCATTGCAATGTATGATGGTTCTCATGTCCCATTAGAACAAATGAGTGACTTTTATGGAAAGGTAAAACCACAAACTGCTCTAAAAATggttttcttgtattttttaaatttttttaggTGGGAGTGAGGATTGTGGTCTTTGCATTTTATTCTTGTTAGTAGCAGTTATGTTTTCTCAATACATGATAGAGTGCCAGATAGGAGGTTTACCCTCTAAAGTGAAAAATAGCTTTCCTTTCTCCTACTTGCTGTagttttttctttcactgtccCTTGCCCAGTCATcaacagagaagcagaacaTAAAAAAATCAAGTGACTTGCTCAGTGTTGCACAGCAAATCTGATAAAAGCTGGGAAATGAACTGTATCTGGGGCCCTACCCTGGCTATGTGCTTCTTCCTAGTGGTCTAATGGCTTAGCTGATGTAACAGCAAGTAAATGTATGGGGGAATCTCTTTCATGCACATAGACAGGGTGACTGTAAGAGGATTTGACAAAAGATGAACAATGAAAGATGAAGCTTTTAAACTTAGGATTTGACTTTGCTGGGAAAGTTCATCTTCTTGTTGATAAtgtccttcctctttcccaaaCAAAATGCCTTGCTGTCTTTTTACTAAAAAACAAGTTTATTTTACCCCTTTATGGATATTAATTCTGTGTTGATGTGAAAGGCTGTGGAGCACATAGTTGTTCTTGCACTTGTTCTTATTCTCAGGAGCTGAACCCAGAATTAAAAAACTggtctctccagcagttctgaaTATCATCCTGGCATTCTCCATGGGGTGTCATGATCTCTGCAGGGCTATGCTTTCTTTGATCTTGGAAGGgacagcaataggacaagaggccatGGACACAAAATGAAGCACAGATTTCCTTTGAATAGCAGGAAATGCTTCCTTCATTGTGTAGGTGATTGAGCCCTGGCAAGgattggttgcccagggaggttgtggagtttccatccTTGCATTGATAAGCTGTCTAGCCAAGGTCCTGAACAACTTGGTTCTGGGTGGCCTGCttgagcagagggcttggatCCAGAGGATCCCTTGCAACCTCAACCATTGTATGTTTCTGTGATCTTGAGCTGGTCACTTCTCATCTTGAGAAGTACTTGGTTTGTATTTGCTCTTTATAACGAGGTTCTCTACTTCTGTGAAACGTAACTATAGTTACAATTTTTGCAGGCTGGAAATCTTTTCCTCTGTTATTACATTAGTTATTCTAGATTATTAAAAGTTTTTATTCTCTCTTTCAAGGAGGTAAATTTCTTTGCAGTCCTAATCACTATCCTACTGATTAACACCAttgcccccccaaaaaaacccaacccaaacaacaaaataaatcacAAGGCCTCCACCCATCCATCAAAATACTTAGTGCCTCTTATTTATAGAAGTGCAGATTTCTAGCAAAGGTCTTTAAGTCACTCTCTTGACTTTTAACTGAGTGCTGTTTTTCATGCATTTATGAATTAAAATACTGCTCTGAGGAGTAATGAGTCATGATTAATTCTTAAAGCCAGCACTTCTGTTGTTTCTGTGAAAGTCTGTTAGTTCAAAAATAATCTAAAGCAATTTGAACAGTGATGACAAAAGCTGGATACCTGCAACTAAGATGAAAGTGTTTATACTGAATGAATGAAAGTGTTCTGCTCTGAGAAATGCTTGACctattgtgtttttttcttctgttttttcccccctttccacCACTGTAGAGCTCACAAGGAAATACAATGAAGCAATTCATGGACATATTTTCCTTGCCAGAAATGACACTCCTTTCTTGTGTGAATGAATATTTTCTAAAAAACAACATAGACTATGAGCCTGTTCATCTATACAAAGATGTCAAGGTACTAGCTTTGAAGATTTAGACAAACCTCTGAGTTTCCTCTGATGCACAAATGTGGAGCTTCAAGAAGCTTCAACCTGTTGCGTCAGCTCCACTGAAATACCTCAACTTTAGGTTTTCTATAGAGTAAATATTGTTATACAACCATAAAAATGTAAGTAAAATGAAGGCAGGCCTTGGAAGAGAAGCATAAAATAATTTGAAGTTTGTTTTAAATCTGATGTTTGGGAACTGCTATTCTTTTTATAGGTTTGAGGGGTAGATGGAGGAaagtgaagaagcttcttctacATCTGTAAAGCTTCTTTTGCTTGTTATTAAACATACTCTTTTTCACTAGCAAGAATTGGAAGAGGCTACAGAGAATTCCTGTTTGGAACTTTCAGTTGCCCTGTCTCTGTACCTTTGCTAGCATGCAATTATTTGCTTTTGGCatattgttttgtttgctttcctctctctcctccaaaaAAAGACAGTAATAATGATTAATTTTATTCCTTAGGATGTGTCCTGCATAGGAGGAAATTTTGTCTTTGTTGTTTAAGAAGAGGTGAGGTCATGCTCAAGTTGATATATTTATCTGCACAGGCTTGCCATACAAAAATTTTTCCTGGCCCCTTGTTGACATGTATTAAAGTTGTGTAGTTGATCAGCATCTGTAAGGTATCTCAGTGTCGAATTTCTCACTTGGCTTTCCCAAGTGGATCAGATGGGGTTTAAGAAACTTGTGACCTCCAGAGTagttttccttcctgcctgtgGTTACTTCAGAGTCAGGAGGCTAGTTCTTGTGTTTTCTGCTGAACAGCACATAGAAAATTCTGTACTGCTTAGCACTGACAACATTTTGGAAACCCTATAGTGGCATTTTTGGAGGAGTTCTAGGATGTACCCCATGTAAGTGCCAAAGTGGCAGTACCACATCCTAGACAAAGCTGCTtggtgcagtgctggctcaGGAGAGCTCCCAGATACCTTCAGAGTGCTTTATGAGTCTTTGCTGAAGCGTTTAACTTCTTTCCTCTGTTCATAAAATTCTCTTTTAAATAGCTGGGGCATTTGTGAGTGAACATAGTCCAAAAATTGTCTGactgaaaccttttttttttttttttttttttccaaaaggaaTGGAATGTGTTTTACTCCAAAGGTAATTGGAAATCCGTGATGACTCTGCTTTTGTAGAGGGCTTTCACTCCACTTCACTTTCTGAATGACCCTTTCCCACTCATTATGCAAAAGAGTCCCTGCACCTTACAGTTTTGTACTTCCCCAAAGTATTGAGTTAGTTTCTTGGAGGACAGGCTTACTCTTCATCTAGGAATGACATACATCTAGTGAATGTCACACAGCATTTTTGTGGAGTTGAAAGTGTAATTCAGAGAAAGGAAGTGTTTTAAACATCAAATTACTACTGCTATGCAGGGAGCATAGTATATATAtacttcaaaatattttccagcTCTTTAGTGCTTTGTTGCTTTCCCGACAGGATTCAATCCGGGATGTCCACATCAAAGGAATAATGTACAGGGCAATTGAAGCAGATATTGGTAAGTGCTACTGACATCATCTATCAATGCTTTTTTTCACTGATGGTATGATGATCTTTCTGGCTTCCTTGTTCAAGATCACAAGTCCTAAAATTTAAAGCTTGAAAGGGTTATTTCCACTTGTCTACAGTGCTTTTGTTAAGTTATAAACTCATGTTCTGAACCTTGGTTGAATGCAGAGAAAGCTCTTGTGAAACTTCACTGTATTTCCCCCAATCCTCACAGAGAAATACATCTGCTACGCTGAGCAGACTCGTGCGGTGCTAGCAAAGCTGGCTGATCACGGCAAGAAGATGTTTCTCATCACAAACAGTCCCAGCAGCTTTGTGTAAGTGAACAGGGTGTTGCTGTTCAATGACACGTTTTTAAAGGATGGGGAGAGTGAGCTTCTCAAATCTAGTTCATTACACTGCACAGGACTGCACTTCTGTTAGTTTGCTGTTAATATCCCTCTGTTCCTTTTAGGGACAAAGGCATGAAGTTCATAGTTGGCAAGGACTGGAGGGATCTCTTTGATGTTGTCATTGTACAGGCTGAAAAGCCCAGCTTTTTCAATGATAAGCGGAGGTGGGTATTTGGTAAAGCAGCTTATTCCATATAAGGCTATACAGTGTTTATGAAATACTTCAATTTGGATGCAATGTAAAGTGAAATCATACTTGAACTCCTGTTTAAGGTCATTACAGAATGCAGCAACACCTAATTCTGAAGCCCaaatgttttgtgtttgggttttttttcagtcacaCATGATATTTAAAGGGCAGACAGGCTGACAGACTGGAGTATTTGGACTAGTTGTTCAGTTAGCTAAACACATTTTTAATGTCTATGCACTGCTCTTGAGTTTGAAGGCTGTATTCCTTTGTGTGTGCCTTAGGATTTGAAAGTGACATAGAGGGAGGTGGGAtcattttcccttcatttttttttcatttaataaaaaaaaaaacaaccaactttGTACATTTTGCCCTCAGTGCTCTGCCCCCTTCTTCAGTTGCTCAGCTCTGCAAAATGAGGTATTGGGCGAGATTTTTACACATCTTcactttttttgctgttttctctCCTTGTCAATGGCAGGCAAATCACACTGTCCCTTCCTGGCTGGCTGGGATCCCTGCCTTAGTTCTCAACAGGTGTTCTCTAACTGTTAAAAATGTCATGGGGGCACTGTGCATTTCATTTCACTGGTTAAATGAGGTTTTGGAGCTTTGGGTTTTCCTGCCTTATTACAAAATGTTCATATGCTAGAAAGCAcgttttccttttgaaaaacaggtatttttaataataaaatgtAAATTTTCTCCTAAAATGTGACAGAGTCTCCACAGCTGTGTGACAATTGTGCATACTTCTATTCCAGACCATTTCGGAAGGTAAATGAAAGGGGAGTGTTGCTTTGGGATAAAATTCATAAGCTGCAGAAAGGCCAGATTTACAAACAGGTATGTTTTCAATAAACCCTTCACTTGAGATTTAACACCTGGAGTTCCAAGCTTCCTGAGATATCATAAAGGCTTCAAACAAGTAGGGGTGCTCTGTAAGAGCAATTTTAGCGACTGAAGTGGTATAAAGTGGCATGTATTGGTATCCTATGTCTGCAGTTTACTCGCTGCTTGAAGTGACAGTATTACTGAAATTGCCTGTAAGGGATGAGATTCATAATGTATAAAGTGAAGAGACAATTCCtgttatgaaaatatttttagggGTGTGATAAATTTCTTATTCATGCCTGTGAAGCGGCAAATTTCATGCCACTACAATTTCATTGTTTCCACAGGGTAATTTGTATGAATTCCTGAAGCTTACTGGCTGGAGGGGCTCTAAGGTTCTCTACTTTGGTGATCACATTTACAGTGACTTGGCAGTAAGTAGTTTACTATcacagaataggatagaaaaTGAGGCTTTTTGTTAAATTTCCGCTCTCTCTGCTTTGTTATTCAATATAACACAACTTCacttgagatcacagaatcaccaaggtcagaagagacctcaaagatcaccaagtccaacctgtcaccacagacctcaggactaaaccatgtcaccaagtgccacatccaatcccctcttgaccacctccagggatggtgacgaGATATCTAAATACACCCAAATTTGAGTTGGTAATGAAGCTGTATTGCTTTTCTTCCAATAGAGAGATTGGTGCCATAATAGGTGGACTCTGTTTTCCACCTGACTTGTAACATCAAACTTGTTTACAAATCGTGCTGGGGAATGTGTGATCCAGATAGCGATTGTGTCACATGTAACAGAGTAAACACAAACGTCCAAACACGCAGGATGTGGCTGCTCTGGATGACATTTACTACCAAGTGTGCTAAGAGGTGAACGAACTTCTGTTTTCAATGCAGGAGGTCATCTTTTTGTCACTAATGGTAAGCTTCCTTTATTCCTGAGATCTTGCTATGGTGTGGAGACCCACTAGGCAGGTGTTTTCTTACAACTTTGTCAACAAATGAATGTACAACAGTACTTTAGAGTATGTGACCACCACATAACTCTTTTGTAATTCAATGAGTACAAATGCCAGGACATGACTTTCCACTTGAAGCTGTGGTAACATGTGAACATCTGCTGATAGTGAAACATTTTTGCTCCAgcctgcctcttttttttttttttttttttttcctgagagtaCTTCAGAAGGCTGAGGGCTTAAGGGATGGAGACAACTCTATCCTTCTCTGGCACAACGGAGAAGAAAGTACAGATGGCAGCTGTCTCATCCTGTGCTTGTCAGGAGGAGCTTGAATAGCTGGGGGTCCTGATAGGACCTTTCTGTCAGATGAGTGTATGTGTGAAtaccaaaaacccaacacatgGCTTCCTCCAGATATTTCTGACATCAACAGAGGTCTCATCTATGAGATGAATTTCCTACTGTTTGTTTTAAACCTAATGAATTAGTGCTTATTTGCTAGTGCTTTTGAGTTCTTTGTCTCTCTGTCTTTGAAAATATGGGTTTTAAATCTTACTTCGAAATTATGAACCTGGTGGCACAGTTAAGTCTCACTGTTCAATATTCCTGCTTATGTGCAAGAAGCAATTAAGTTAGTGCCTTTTTTGGCTACACAATGGTCAGATTCTTCAGTTCTTTTAAGTAGTTCTCATTAAGACTAATACCTGTTTTGTAATTCTTGGTAAATAGGATTTGACTCTGAAACATGGCTGGCGCACTGGGGCAATTATTCCAGAGCTGCGATCAGAGATTAAAATCATGAACACAGAGAAGTACATTCAGACCATGACCTGGCTGCAAACCTTGACAGGATTACTAGAACACATGCAGGTttgttctgtgtgtgtgtaatcgGCTCTGTTCAGCAGAAGGGATCCAACCAAGCTTCTAACTGGTGGACGCTTGACAGTGCAAGTGCATTCTGTTTCATTAAAGGTCATCAGTTTGActgtaaacaaaaaaatacaattACTTGTGTGGCTAAGTTAACAAGGGTTTTCTCAATATCttgtccccttcctcctctggtCATCCTGGACTGATTCCTGCTTTTGGTTGTTTAAAATGCTCCTGGAAAAATTTGGTATGCTGATCTTTGAAGCATTGCTCTCGTCTTGTTACCTAGGTAGGGTTTGTTAATGGGAAGGCTCCTTTACACAGGCTTCCTCAGTTACCTGTTATCCATACTTTATGTTCCAGGTTCACCGTGATCCTGAGTCACAAATGATTTTAGAAGaatggaagaaggaaagaaaggaaatgaggTAAGACATAGGAGATGAAGAATTTGCAATATACATTGTGGTAGCTCAATGTTTTGTGATGTCTTCCACAGGtggtttcttcatttttctccagccctctttTATATTCCCTTATAGTTACAGGCCTTCTAAAATGATAAGTGTAAAGCAATATTCTACCTGTTTCTAGAGAatctctgctttcctctcctttccccccctttccctgtTCCCTTGCCATGGAACAGATGTTCATTCTCTGCGTGAAAGGGTGACATTGTGTCAAATACTTTTGCTTCTCATCTCAGTTCTCCTGTCACTCTATGTTCAGCTGTCACTGTTGGTATTAGTTGTGCAGCTTTTCTTGTACATGatttaaaaatgtgtttctgtATCAAGACTTGGGTAACTCTATCAAGGTTTTTTTTAGATGATTTCTTCAGAATTCTTCACTTTCTTTTGtctgaatttttgttttgttttttggaaCAGGGAAATGAACAGGAATTTCTTCAACGCACAATTTGGAAGCTTGTTCAGAACTGATGAGAATCCAACCTACTTCCTAAGGCGTCTCTCTAGATTTGCAGATATCTACATGGCATCACTGAGTTGCCTTTTGAACTATGAGCTTGATTACACATTTTATCCCAGAAGGACTCCTTTGCAGCATGAACTTCCTGGCTGGTCAGACCAGCTGTGCACTGGTACCTTCAGAATACCTTTCCTACAAGAGACAGTTCAGATCAAATAAACATTTGGTGGCTTCTCTCAAAAATAAGCAaatacacctttttttttccccccctgactGTACATGTATTTGATTTAAGTCACTTGAATCTGTTATCTTGATTTAGATATAATTCATACTTGTTCTCATAAGTGTTGTACatattttctcctctcctgcttgGAGATGTGAAAGCTCCTCTTGCACATAGAAGAGGTTATGAACTGCCAAAATAGTAGTGGGCTGGGAGTGAGAGCACATTGAGGGGAAGGACCCGTGGTGTTCCGGAGTGGCTGCTTTTGTCTGTTCATGGGGAATTTTGATCTGCAGTTTACAAAGCAATACTTGTGCTCTCTGTTCTGGTCCTGTTCAGCACTCCACGTGGAGCTTGTCATGGCACTGAAAAGCTCTAATCTAGTATTAGTAATTCAGTGATACATGGTCAGTACAGTTTATGGTGAGACTGAGAGGGATGGCTTTCTTTGCTGCCATAGCTAGAGCCTTACCTGGAACCGAATTAACCACTGTTGTGTtggttgggctctgctgcactgcagtAATTGCAGTCTTGGGGGGCTCAGGCTGATCGGCTTTTTCTCCTGTCTGTGCAATTTATGTTCTTTTACACTCTGTGCTTGGCTGTAGGTGGACCTGAGCCTAAAACTGAGTAACTTAGGCTGCTTTAGGTTCCTTTTGTTAACTTTTAAGTGTCTTTCTTTTTAAGTTTCAAAACAGCTTATGCACTCTCTGATTGAAAAAAGCCATTTCAAGGTCTTGCATTTTGCATTTCAGAGTGAAACTAGATCTCTGTGAGGCTTGAGATTGATCCTAAATGCTGCTTTAAAATTTTTTAAGTGTCTTACAGTGGTATAAATGTGGTTTTGCTGTTCCCTAAGAAAGAATGTATTTTATATAGCCTTCAGTAATGGACTTTCAAAGTCAAAAGTAAACGTGCACAATGGACAAAGGAGTTAAAATGAAGAAATCAGAAAATGAAAATTGGAGTTTTTTGATGAAAATTTTAGAGCCCAAGCCCTGAAACCTGAACCTGGGGGTGGTGGACAGCTTGTATCAAGTGAAATAATTTTGGCAGTCAAGATTAGGAGCCTTATTGAATTACTGAAATTGCAGGTAATGCACGAACACAAACTCTGGGTAGCGTATCTGTTCCAAAGATTTGAGTGGAAAAATGTCTGATTTTGCACAAGGAAAACATCTGTTGATGTGTTTCCTCCAACAGGCACTTTATAGAGCTGCTGTATAGTTAAAGatgtttccctttctcttcatcAAAAGGAAACTTTTCCCAGTGGTGCTTCCCACCCCAGCCATTTTAGGAAGGCATATTATGATTCATATTTTAATTACTAAAGGCTCTGTTTCTAAAAGCACATGAtcaactatatatatataaaaaatttgATATTAACTTTGGGTTACTGCTTGCTTCTTACTCTCATTGTTGGGTGGGCAAACAAACTTTTGGTGACCAAAagttttctggtttgtgttttaaCCTGCCTGTATTACGTGCAGGTACCTGTACTGAATTTCGTATGCAGCATCTTtggtatttttaaaagcatgtcTGCAAAGTAAAGAATGTATCTTAATCTAGCCTGTTCTCCTGTATGCTTGAAATTAGTCTGAAGTCTTCAGAGGTAGGTGGTTAAAGATTTTTATATTCATTATTTTCTTGTGCTCCTCTTTCAAACTTGATGTGGAACACC is from Dryobates pubescens isolate bDryPub1 chromosome 15, bDryPub1.pri, whole genome shotgun sequence and encodes:
- the NT5DC3 gene encoding 5'-nucleotidase domain-containing protein 3, which codes for MKSYLWSRYKEAKRVTKELVPSIMSNMLNPDAIFSNNEMSLSDIEIYGFDYDYTLVFYSKHLHTLIFNAARDLLINEHRYPAEIRKYDYDPNFAIRGLHYDVHRALLMKIDAFHYIQLGTVYRGLSVVPDEEVIAMYDGSHVPLEQMSDFYGKSSQGNTMKQFMDIFSLPEMTLLSCVNEYFLKNNIDYEPVHLYKDVKDSIRDVHIKGIMYRAIEADIEKYICYAEQTRAVLAKLADHGKKMFLITNSPSSFVDKGMKFIVGKDWRDLFDVVIVQAEKPSFFNDKRRPFRKVNERGVLLWDKIHKLQKGQIYKQGNLYEFLKLTGWRGSKVLYFGDHIYSDLADLTLKHGWRTGAIIPELRSEIKIMNTEKYIQTMTWLQTLTGLLEHMQVHRDPESQMILEEWKKERKEMREMNRNFFNAQFGSLFRTDENPTYFLRRLSRFADIYMASLSCLLNYELDYTFYPRRTPLQHELPGWSDQLCTGTFRIPFLQETVQIK